The genomic DNA CGCCCTTGGGGCCGAGTTCCGCGGCGAGGGTCCGGACGAGTTGCACGGTACCCGCCTTGGTCGCGGAGTAGACGCTCTGCCCCGGCTCGACCACTTGGGCGCGGATCGAGGCAAACGCGATGATGCTCCCCCTCCCCTGCTCGGCCATCCTGCGACCCGCTTCACGCAGCACGTAAAACGTGCCCTTCAAGTTGACCGTCAGCACCCGATCGAGATCCTCGGCGCTGTACGCGAGGACCGGCTTGCGGACGTTGACCGACGGGGTGGTGACGACCACATCGAGCGAGCGATACCGCGACCCCACGGCCGTCATCAGCCGGGCGACCTCTTCTTCGCGGGCGATATCCACCTTTGCCGCTTCCGCGTGTCCGCCGGCGTTGCCGATGAGGTCGGCCGTCACTCCGGCTCCGGCTTCGTTCAGATCGGCGCACACCACGCGCGCCCCGTGGGCGGCGAGCGCCTGGGCGGCCGACTGCCCGATTCCAGACCCCGCGCCGATCACGACCGCCACCTTGCCGTCGAGCCGGAACAACCGGGCATACTCCACAGCCGTCCTCCCCTACACCGATCCCTCGAACTCGACCACGGCGGCGCCTTGAATCGCACCGCGCTTCAGGTCCCCCAACGCGGCGTTCGTCTCCTGGGGCCGGACCGGCGTGACCGACACCTGCAAGGACAGTTCCCCGGCCAGCGCGAGGAACTCCTCCGCGTCCCTCCGCGTAGCATTGGCGACGCTCCGCACGGTGCGTTCCCAGTACAGCCGGGCATAGGAAAACTCGGGAATCCGGTCCAGGTGGATCGCGTTGATCGCGAGCATGCCGCCGCGGCGGAGATGTCCGAGCGCCCCCACCACGACGTTGCCCGAGGGCGCGAAGACCACGCCTCGGTCTACCGGCGCGGGCGCGGCGTCCTCCACACCTCCGGCCCACACGGCGCCGAGCGCTCGTGCCAGGGCCCTGTGCGCCTCGCTCCGGGTGAACACGCAGACCTCGCAGCCCCAGTGCCGCGCCACCTGGAGCGCCAGATGCGCCGAGGCCCCGAAGCCGAACAAGCCCACCCGATCGCCGGGATGGACCTCGGCCAACCGGAGGGAGCGATATCCGATGATCCCCGCGCACAAGAGCGGAGCGGCCTCGCGCGCAGTGTATCCGGGAGGAAGCCGGTAAACGAACCCCGCATCGGCGACGGTCGCCTCCGCATACCCGCCGGCCACATCGTAGCCGGTGAAGCGGGCCCGCTCGCAGAGGTTTTCGCGGCCGGTCCGGCAGAACTCGCAGACACCGCAGGCCCACGCAAGCCACCCCACGCCGACGCGGTCGCCCAGGCGCAGATGCGTCACCATCGCCCCCATGGCATCGATCGTCCCGACGATCTGGTGGCCCGGGATGAGCGGGAGCGCCGGGGGTATCAGGTCCCCCTCGACGATGTGGAGGTCGGTGTGACAGATCGCGCAGGCCTGAATCCGGATTCGGACCTCACCGGGCCCCGGCTCCGGGAGGGCGATCTCGGACCACTCTAAGGGCGAGGGCCGGGTGCGGAGCGGTGTTGCGAATCGGAGGAGCAGCGCGTTCATCACCGGACTCCAACGATGGTACGGTCGTGCACCACAGGATTTTTGCCCGCCAGTTGCAAAATACTCTGGTGCCCGTTTGGATGCCTTCCAACAGGACAGGAGATGCACCCGTGCCCGAGACTCGAACGGTGGAATCCGACCTCGTGACCGCGTACACGCAGGCAAATCCGACGTCGTTCGCGGCATATGAACGCGCCTCGCGCGTATTCCCGGGCGGCGTCACCCACAACAGCCGGGCCTTTGACCCGTTTCTCCCGTACATCGCCCGGGCCGACGGCGCCCACAAGTGGGACCTCGACGGACACGACTACGTCGACTACGCGATGGGCCACGGCGCGCTGATCTTGGGACACACGCATCCGAGCCTCGTGGACGCCGTCACCCGTCAGGTACGGCTCGGGACCCATCTCGGTGCCAACCACCTCCTGGAGGTCGAGTGGGCCGAGCGCGTGCGGGCGCTGGTCCCCGGCGCCGAGTTCGTGCGCTTCACCAGTTCGGGCACCGAAGCCACGCTCCTGGCCACCCGGCTGGCCCGCGCGGCGACCGGGCGAAGGAAGCTGGCAAAATTCCAAGGCCATTTCCACGGATGGCACGATGCGGTGACGCGCGGCCAGATCCCTCCCTACAACGACGTCTCTCCCGGCGTGACGGCCGCGACGGCGGATGAGACCGTCGTCCTGCCGGTCGACCTGGATGGGGTGGGCTCGGCGCTGGCCCGGGACCCGGAGATCGCCGCGGTCATCGTCGAACCGAGCGGCGCATCGGCCGGCGCGGTGCCGCTCCCCGACGGATTCCTGCAGGGCGTGCGGGCCTTGACCGCCGCCCGAGGCGTGGTGCTGATCTTCGATGAAGTCGTCACCGGATTTCGGTGGTCGCCAGGCGGCGCCCAGCAGCGGTACGGGGTGCGCGCCGACCTGGTCTCGCTGGCCAAGATCCTGGCCGGGGGCCTCCCTGGAGGCGCGGTCGCCGGCCGGCGGGAGTTGCTCGAGCCCCTCGGCGCACCGCCATCCACCGGACGCCGCATCCGCCATGAAGGCACGTTCAATGCCAACCCGCTGTCCGCGGCGTCCGGATGCGCCTGCCTCGACATCATCCGGGACGGGAACGTGCACGCGCAGTGCGACGCGATGGCCGCTATCCTGCGCACGGGGTTGAATGCGTGCTTCGCCCGCCGCGGAGTCCATGGGGTCGCCCACGGAGAAGCGTCGCGGTTCAATCTCGCGTTCGAGGAGCGCCTCACGCCCGGAGATCCCACGTCCCTCCGTCACGTACCGGTGGACGCGCTCAAGCAGCAGCGCCAGACGCCGATCGCCGCCAACCTGACCCTGGCCCTGCTGCTCAATGGGGTCCACATGATGGGACTCGGGGGATTTTTGAGCATCGCGCATACGCGCGATGACGTCGACCGAACCGTGGAGGCGTTGGACCGTGCGCTCGCTCGAATCGCCTAGCCGGGCGAGTGGAACCAGGAGAGGCGCGTCCACCGCAGATAGCGGTCGGACAACATCTCCAACGACTTGCGCGCTATGGGAAACTCTTCCGCGAGCGTTGCGAGGACGCGCCCTTCGGGCCCCCGCTCCGGCCTCGATGCCAGACGGTAAAATCGGCGGCCGTGTTCTTCATAGGTCTCCACGGTCGGGGGGATCGCCCGCGTCCGCCGGAGCGGCGGGACTCCGCCTCGCCGTGACCTGAGGAAATCGGGAAAGATCCCGCTCGTAAACAAGGCGATGTCTGCGACCCGCCTGTAGATCGGGGGCGCCTCCTCTTCTCCGACGAGTCCGGCCAGTTCGATCATGTCCTCGAGGTTGAGCGTGCTGAACCGCCGCCTCCGGTAGCGCTCGCCGCGGCGCACCCAGACCGTCACGGTCTCGGTCCGAACAAACGACGTCAACAGCTGCACCAGGTAGTCGCCAATCGCCGGTTCCGCGATGAACCGCCGGACCTTGGGGGCGTCAAACACCGCCACCGTTTCCGCCGGAGTCCGTTCAAGCGTGTACGGCCGTGCGGTCAAGTCGCGGCTGACCCGGCGCAGAAACACGCTGAACACCAGCCGGGGGGATACCCGCACGAGCGCCTGCTCGTGCTCGAGCAGGCGGCGGACGAGCCGGTCGTCTTCCAGCACGACGTCGAGCAGATCGTCGCGGGCGCGGAGCTGTTGCACGGCCTGCACTGTGACGCCCTGCTCCCCCCAGAGCGTCTCCGCGACGAACCGCAGATCATGATCGGACAACCCGTGCACTCTATGCAACGCCGGTTCCATCGAGGACGCAGGCCGCGAACCCGACAAGGCCTCCCGCCGGATCTTCGCCTTGATGGTACTCCAACACCTGACCGCGCACCGGCTCGAGGAGCCTGAGCACCGTGTAAATCGCCGACAGGCCGCAGACCCGCCGTGGGTTTCCATCGGCCGCGATCGCCTGCCAGAAACCCTCCGCGTCGCCCGCAGCCACCCGGTCGAGCGCCGCAAGATCGCCCGCGCGGGCCACCGCGGCGAGAGAAGGGCCGACCGCTTCCGCATCCCCGAAGCGCGGCCCGACATGGCTGAGATCGACACCGCCGATGACCACGATCGAACGCCGCGCGGCGGCCACCGCCTCGCGGAGCGCGACGATGAATGACTCGATTTCCGGGACCTCGGCGGGAGACCGCGCCCCGCAGCGCTCCTCGAAGCCCGAGCAGAGCACGGGGAGTATCGTGAGCGGCCGGCCGTGCGCCAGGTGATCGAGAAACAGCACCTGAAATTCAATCGAGTGCTCGGTCCGGTGCACCGCCTCGTAGGCGAACGCATCGTAGGGATACCGGGAGGTCACCGCCTCGAGCAGCGGCCGGTCGACGTCGATGACCCCAGACGGTGTCGCGTAGCCCTTTGTCGTGAGGACGTACGGGACGGGCGGACCCGCGTGCGCCACCCCAACGATGATGGCGCACGCGTCTTCGGGGATGTTCTGGAGGCGCCGGTATGCGAGGCCGTAGGTGGGCCCACCCCGATGAAAATCGATGTGGGGAGCGAGGATCCCGCGGACCTCAGAGCTTGGGGACCGATCCTCGCCCGAACCGGTCGCCTCCGTGTCCAGGAATCGTTGCAGCGTTGCGCCGAGTGCCGCCGGATCCGCCGGGTACGCGGTGCCCGCGTGCGCCGGCGATCGGTGGGGCGCCGCCCGATAGGCCATCTCGATCTCTCGACGGTAGCGCTCGAGGTCGGGGGATT from bacterium includes the following:
- a CDS encoding SDR family NAD(P)-dependent oxidoreductase, giving the protein MEYARLFRLDGKVAVVIGAGSGIGQSAAQALAAHGARVVCADLNEAGAGVTADLIGNAGGHAEAAKVDIAREEEVARLMTAVGSRYRSLDVVVTTPSVNVRKPVLAYSAEDLDRVLTVNLKGTFYVLREAGRRMAEQGRGSIIAFASIRAQVVEPGQSVYSATKAGTVQLVRTLAAELGPKGVRVNAIAPGVVDTPLTKQITQNPTWYKAYADRNVFGRWASPDEMAGPVVFLASDAGSYVTGSLLFVDGGWTAVDGRFTPTL
- a CDS encoding zinc-dependent alcohol dehydrogenase family protein, whose product is MNALLLRFATPLRTRPSPLEWSEIALPEPGPGEVRIRIQACAICHTDLHIVEGDLIPPALPLIPGHQIVGTIDAMGAMVTHLRLGDRVGVGWLAWACGVCEFCRTGRENLCERARFTGYDVAGGYAEATVADAGFVYRLPPGYTAREAAPLLCAGIIGYRSLRLAEVHPGDRVGLFGFGASAHLALQVARHWGCEVCVFTRSEAHRALARALGAVWAGGVEDAAPAPVDRGVVFAPSGNVVVGALGHLRRGGMLAINAIHLDRIPEFSYARLYWERTVRSVANATRRDAEEFLALAGELSLQVSVTPVRPQETNAALGDLKRGAIQGAAVVEFEGSV
- a CDS encoding aspartate aminotransferase family protein; this encodes MPETRTVESDLVTAYTQANPTSFAAYERASRVFPGGVTHNSRAFDPFLPYIARADGAHKWDLDGHDYVDYAMGHGALILGHTHPSLVDAVTRQVRLGTHLGANHLLEVEWAERVRALVPGAEFVRFTSSGTEATLLATRLARAATGRRKLAKFQGHFHGWHDAVTRGQIPPYNDVSPGVTAATADETVVLPVDLDGVGSALARDPEIAAVIVEPSGASAGAVPLPDGFLQGVRALTAARGVVLIFDEVVTGFRWSPGGAQQRYGVRADLVSLAKILAGGLPGGAVAGRRELLEPLGAPPSTGRRIRHEGTFNANPLSAASGCACLDIIRDGNVHAQCDAMAAILRTGLNACFARRGVHGVAHGEASRFNLAFEERLTPGDPTSLRHVPVDALKQQRQTPIAANLTLALLLNGVHMMGLGGFLSIAHTRDDVDRTVEALDRALARIA
- the amrB gene encoding AmmeMemoRadiSam system protein B — its product is MPVPKLRPLDLVAGQWNGQQTVVARDYEGLLESPVLLSLPVFLVALLLDGRREALDVQVEYARMTGGQILPRPDLDRIISELDLHHLLESPDLERYRREIEMAYRAAPHRSPAHAGTAYPADPAALGATLQRFLDTEATGSGEDRSPSSEVRGILAPHIDFHRGGPTYGLAYRRLQNIPEDACAIIVGVAHAGPPVPYVLTTKGYATPSGVIDVDRPLLEAVTSRYPYDAFAYEAVHRTEHSIEFQVLFLDHLAHGRPLTILPVLCSGFEERCGARSPAEVPEIESFIVALREAVAAARRSIVVIGGVDLSHVGPRFGDAEAVGPSLAAVARAGDLAALDRVAAGDAEGFWQAIAADGNPRRVCGLSAIYTVLRLLEPVRGQVLEYHQGEDPAGGLVGFAACVLDGTGVA